CACGGCGTCGAACGCCGTAAGTCCAGCGAGGGCGAGCACGTACAGGACGATCAACACGGCGATCCAGGCGACGAGGGTGATTCCGATCGCCTCCGTCCAGCCGCCAGGGTATCGGGCGTTTATCACTGCGAGGTACGCGAGGAACACCAGCAACGGCCCGAGCAGCGGGATCCATCCCAGGAAGAACCCGACGACCCCCCACACGACCGCGCCGATCAGCGCGGTGACGATCGCGTACGTGTAATCCTGCGCGTCGACGAGAAGGTTCGCCCCGACGTAAATGCCGAGCGCGCCGATCAGGAGGCTCACGACGAAGACCACGATGCTATCGATGAGCGCCATGGCTGAACGAACGACGAGCATACCGTTAGTTATCGGCGGCATACACCATCCAGCCGGCGATCCACGAACGGCCGGAGATACCGGCTGTGCGACGCCAGTCTGGATAACGGTTCGTGAGCGACGGTAAACGATCCACTCCCCTCGTGGAAACGCAATCGTTCGACGTGACGGAGCCGACGACCGTCACGAGTCCGTGCCGTCTCTGCTACGTCCCCGATACCGTTCTCGAAACCTGAACGGCGTCGGTCACTCGCGCAGACTCACTCGAGTCGTCACCGAACCAGCTGTCGGCAATCGGAAAGCACTATCCGAGAGACCGTACGATACCCTGCACATGAGCGGACGCGTCCGTCACGTTGCCAGGCGAAGTCGATTCCGGAGGGGAAGGCGTTCATGAACGACAACGACCGATCGATCGTCGGATTCACGATGGTCGGCCACGCGATGGTTCACACCTACGAGCTGTCGATCCCGATCCTGATGACGATCTGGTTGCTCGAATTCGGGACGACGGAGGCGGTGCTCGGGATCGCCGTGGCGATCGGGTACGGGTTGTTCGGCGTCGGCGCACTCCCCGGTGGAATTCTCGTCGACAAGTACGGTTCACGCGCGTTGATCTCTGCCTGTCTCGCCGGGATGGGCGTCTCCTTTCTCCTGTTGAGCATCGCAGACGGCATTCTCTCGATCAGCCTCGCGCTGGCCGTCTGGGGAATCGCTGCGAGTGTGTACCACCCGGCCGGACTCACCCTGATCAGCAACGGCGTCACCGAACACGGTCGTGCCTTCGGATACCACGGCATGGCCGGCAACGTCGGCATCGCGCTCGGTCCGCTCGTGACGGCGCTGTTGTTACTGGCGTTCGACTGGCGGTTCGTTGCCGGCGTGCTGGCGGTGCCGGCGCTGATCGCCGCGATCGTCGGGGTGTTCATCAGCTTCGACGAAACCGCAGCCGTCGGGACTGGCGGTGGGCGTGAGTTTACCTCGAAGGGCCGGTCGATCGCGGACGTCGTCGGCGACACGCGTCGACTGTTCACGATCGCCTTTCTCACCGTCTTCGTCGTCGTCGCGCTCAACGGCCTCTACTACCGCGGGATGTTGACGTTCCTTCCCGACCTCCTCGGCGGCTTTCTCGAGACGGCGATCGGTGACGTCGAACCCGGCGTCTTCGATCCGGAGAGTCCACTGGCCGAGGCGTTCGACCTGGCACAGTACCTCTACGCGGGGCTGTTGATGGTCGGGATCGGCGGTCAGTACGTCGGGGGTCGACTCGTGGATTCGATCGAACCCG
This portion of the Natronobeatus ordinarius genome encodes:
- a CDS encoding MFS transporter, with protein sequence MNDNDRSIVGFTMVGHAMVHTYELSIPILMTIWLLEFGTTEAVLGIAVAIGYGLFGVGALPGGILVDKYGSRALISACLAGMGVSFLLLSIADGILSISLALAVWGIAASVYHPAGLTLISNGVTEHGRAFGYHGMAGNVGIALGPLVTALLLLAFDWRFVAGVLAVPALIAAIVGVFISFDETAAVGTGGGREFTSKGRSIADVVGDTRRLFTIAFLTVFVVVALNGLYYRGMLTFLPDLLGGFLETAIGDVEPGVFDPESPLAEAFDLAQYLYAGLLMVGIGGQYVGGRLVDSIEPDRGLVIMLSVLTVIALVFAPVASAGLWQLVLMSVALGFSLFAMQPLTQATIAKYSPPKARGISFGYTYLAIFGIGALGAAIVGTVLTHAPSVSYVFVVLAVFAATGGLLATTLSRRRPPTPRADPAD